The Amyelois transitella isolate CPQ chromosome 20, ilAmyTran1.1, whole genome shotgun sequence genome has a segment encoding these proteins:
- the LOC106131508 gene encoding uncharacterized protein LOC106131508 isoform X1: MPGISNEYINGVVNNIVSENNLKECQFSQLNFESIAQNYFGVLIPLVLNGKKNNEAVSLHIVLKLAPTDEQYRVSGALTQFFSREIFAYSIILKKYNILQKGFPIELQYLIPQCYYVCKEYCNEAIAMQNMSVNGYKPYTNKRYLDFDHVTVSLKSLAKFHALSFIMKERDRELYEKSLKVCLPLSAANNKRFMDILQDRLDKALIKLENTKYVPMLETLKQNLNDNIESASNNVQRICICHGDIWKENILYKYEDNRPISACLIDYQTVRTISPAYDALYLIISSTNSELRHQHYGELLTVYYEMFATVLKEAGLNPDFLYSKDMFYSDLKTVGPACFIVANTALWLSNGLQKEGHVRSKTPWNTKEEEIDAVNSYKLAIVGIIEDFIKYGYLYL; encoded by the exons ATGCCTGGTATTAGTAATGAATACATTAATGGCgttgttaataatattgtatcaGAAAATAACCTAAAAGAATGTCAGTTTTCGCAGCTAAATTTCGAGAGTATTGCCCAAAATTATTTTGGCGTTCTTATTCCTTTAGTTTTAAACGGCAAAAAGAACAATGAAGCTGTGTCACtacatattgttttaaaattagctCCTACTGACGAACAATATCGTGTGAGTGGGGCTCTTACTCAATTCTTTTCGCGTGAAATATTTGCCTATTCCATcatattaaagaaatataacattcTGCAAAAGGGTTTCCCAATAGAACTTCAATATTTAATACCTCAGTGCTATTATGTTTGTAAGGAATACTGCAATGAGGCTATAGCTATGCAAAATATGAGTGTTAATGGATATAAGCCATATACCAATAAAAGGTACCTAGATTTTGATCATGTTACAGTGTCATTAAAATCCTTGGCGAAATTCCATGCACTATCATTTATTATGaaggaaagagatagagagCTCTATGAAAAGTCTCTTAAAGTCTGCTTACCTTTGTCTGCAGCTAATAACAAAAGGTTTATGGACATCTTACAAGATAGATTAGACAAAGCTTTAATCAAACTTGAAAATACCAAATATGTGCCTATGTTAGaaactttaaaacaaaatctgaATGATAATATTGAGTCTGCAAGTAATAATGTGCAAAGAATATGTATTTGCCATGGAGATATTTGGAaggaaaatattctttataaatatgag gACAACAGACCAATATCTGCATGCCTTATAGACTACCAAACGGTTCGGACAATAAGTCCAGCTTACGATGCCCTTTACCTCATCATCAGCAGTACCAATTCAGAATTACGGCACCAACATTATGGAGAATTACTAACAGTGTATTATGAAATGTTCGCTACTGTGTTAAAAGAAGCAGGGCTGAATCCCGATTTCTTGTACTCAAAAGACATGTTTTATTCTGATTTGAAAACTGTTGGTCCAGCATGCTTTATAGTAGCTAATACTGCTCTGTGGCTGTCAAACGGTCTCCAGAAAGAAGGTCATGTGAGAAGTAAAACTCCTTGGAATACAAAAGAAGAGGAAATTGATGCAGTTAATAGTTATAAGTTAGCAATTGTAGGTATAATTgaggattttattaaatatggtTACCTTTACCTGTag
- the LOC106131508 gene encoding uncharacterized protein LOC106131508 isoform X2 — translation MDISHIPIKANNKRFMDILQDRLDKALIKLENTKYVPMLETLKQNLNDNIESASNNVQRICICHGDIWKENILYKYEDNRPISACLIDYQTVRTISPAYDALYLIISSTNSELRHQHYGELLTVYYEMFATVLKEAGLNPDFLYSKDMFYSDLKTVGPACFIVANTALWLSNGLQKEGHVRSKTPWNTKEEEIDAVNSYKLAIVGIIEDFIKYGYLYL, via the exons ATGGATATAAGCCATATACCAATAAAAG CTAATAACAAAAGGTTTATGGACATCTTACAAGATAGATTAGACAAAGCTTTAATCAAACTTGAAAATACCAAATATGTGCCTATGTTAGaaactttaaaacaaaatctgaATGATAATATTGAGTCTGCAAGTAATAATGTGCAAAGAATATGTATTTGCCATGGAGATATTTGGAaggaaaatattctttataaatatgag gACAACAGACCAATATCTGCATGCCTTATAGACTACCAAACGGTTCGGACAATAAGTCCAGCTTACGATGCCCTTTACCTCATCATCAGCAGTACCAATTCAGAATTACGGCACCAACATTATGGAGAATTACTAACAGTGTATTATGAAATGTTCGCTACTGTGTTAAAAGAAGCAGGGCTGAATCCCGATTTCTTGTACTCAAAAGACATGTTTTATTCTGATTTGAAAACTGTTGGTCCAGCATGCTTTATAGTAGCTAATACTGCTCTGTGGCTGTCAAACGGTCTCCAGAAAGAAGGTCATGTGAGAAGTAAAACTCCTTGGAATACAAAAGAAGAGGAAATTGATGCAGTTAATAGTTATAAGTTAGCAATTGTAGGTATAATTgaggattttattaaatatggtTACCTTTACCTGTag